From one Mycolicibacterium sp. HK-90 genomic stretch:
- a CDS encoding RND family transporter, with translation MADSRAPHTGVARWIRRFAIPVIVGWIALLAYLSITVPPLEVVGQMRSVSMSPSDAPSVIAMKRVGAVFDEFHSDSSAMIVLEAEDKLDDAAHRFYNDMVDRLEADKAHVEHVQDFWGDPLTEAGAQSNDGKATYVQVYLAGNMGEALANESVEAVQKLISELSPPPGLKVYVTGPTALAADQQISGDRSVKIIEAVTFAVIITMLLLVYRSIITVILVLLMVVIELSAARAVVAFLGYHELIGLSTFATQLLVTLAIAAATDYAIFLIGRYQEARGVGEDREQAYYTMFHGTAHVVLGSGMTIAGATLCLHFTRLPYFQTLGIPMAVGMTVTVLAALTLGPAVITVASRFGKVLEPKRAMRIRFWRRLGAFVVRWPGPVLLGTILLSLVGLLTLPGYRTNYNDRNYLPTDLPAQEGFAAADRHFSAAKMNPELLLIETDHDVRNSADFLVIDRIAKRVFEVQGVGSVQAITRPQGEPLEFSTIPAQMSMGGVMQTMNRKYLTDRADDMLLQADEMQKTINTMDQMIVLMNEMSSITHNMVGQMDVMVEDVKELRDHISDFDDFLRPLRNYLYWEPHCYNIPVCQSMRSVFDGLDGVDAMTETMEQLMPDMHRLDELMPQMAAMMQPQIATMRNMKTMMLTMHQTQKGLQDQMAEMQDNQTAMGTAFNDSKNDDTFYLPPETFNNADFKRGMKSFISPDGKAVRFIISHEGDPLTPEGIGIIDGIKLAAKEAMKGTPWQGSKIYMGGTASAFKDMQEGNNYDLIIAGISALCLIFIIMLIITRSLVAAAVIVGTVLVSLGTSFGLSVLVWQHLLGIELHFMVMAMAVIVLLAVGADYNLLLVARLKEELPAGINTGIIRAMGGSGSVVTAAGLVFAFTMMSMVVSEMIVVAQVGSTIGLGLLFDTLVIRSFMTPSIAALMGPWFWWPQRVRQRPARGVVARAMERSRT, from the coding sequence ATGGCCGATTCCAGAGCCCCCCACACGGGGGTTGCTCGATGGATCCGTCGATTCGCCATTCCGGTGATTGTCGGCTGGATCGCTCTCCTCGCATATCTGAGCATCACCGTTCCTCCACTCGAGGTGGTCGGGCAGATGCGATCGGTGTCGATGAGCCCCAGCGACGCACCGTCGGTGATCGCGATGAAGCGGGTCGGCGCGGTGTTCGACGAGTTCCATTCGGACAGCTCGGCGATGATCGTGTTGGAGGCCGAGGACAAGCTCGACGATGCGGCGCACCGGTTCTACAACGACATGGTCGACCGGCTGGAGGCCGACAAGGCGCATGTCGAGCACGTCCAGGACTTCTGGGGTGACCCGCTGACCGAAGCCGGGGCCCAGAGCAACGACGGTAAAGCCACCTACGTGCAGGTGTACCTGGCCGGCAACATGGGTGAGGCGCTGGCCAACGAATCGGTGGAGGCCGTCCAGAAGCTCATCTCCGAACTGTCGCCGCCGCCCGGGCTCAAGGTCTACGTCACCGGCCCCACTGCGCTCGCCGCCGATCAGCAGATCTCCGGTGACCGCAGCGTCAAGATCATCGAGGCCGTCACCTTCGCGGTCATCATCACGATGCTGCTGCTGGTCTACCGGTCGATCATCACGGTGATCCTGGTGCTGCTGATGGTGGTGATCGAGCTCTCGGCGGCCCGCGCTGTGGTGGCATTCCTGGGCTATCACGAGTTGATCGGCCTTTCGACCTTCGCCACGCAGCTTCTGGTCACCCTCGCCATCGCCGCGGCCACCGACTACGCGATCTTCCTGATCGGCCGATATCAGGAAGCCCGGGGCGTCGGGGAGGACCGAGAGCAGGCGTACTACACGATGTTCCATGGCACCGCGCACGTGGTGCTCGGTTCCGGTATGACCATCGCCGGCGCGACGTTGTGTCTGCATTTCACCCGGCTCCCCTATTTCCAGACTCTCGGTATTCCGATGGCCGTGGGCATGACGGTCACGGTGCTGGCGGCCCTGACTTTGGGGCCGGCGGTGATCACCGTGGCCAGTCGATTCGGCAAGGTGCTCGAACCCAAGCGCGCCATGCGGATTCGCTTCTGGCGACGCCTGGGGGCCTTCGTGGTCCGCTGGCCGGGTCCGGTGCTGCTCGGCACCATCCTGTTGTCGCTGGTCGGTCTGCTCACGCTGCCGGGCTACCGGACCAATTACAACGATCGCAACTACCTGCCCACCGATCTGCCGGCGCAGGAAGGGTTCGCCGCAGCCGACCGGCATTTTTCGGCGGCGAAGATGAACCCCGAGTTGCTGCTGATCGAAACCGACCACGACGTTCGCAATTCGGCGGACTTCCTGGTGATCGACCGGATCGCCAAGCGGGTCTTCGAGGTGCAGGGGGTCGGCAGTGTGCAGGCCATCACCCGCCCGCAGGGTGAGCCGCTGGAGTTCAGCACCATTCCCGCCCAGATGAGCATGGGCGGGGTCATGCAGACCATGAACCGCAAGTACCTCACCGACCGCGCCGACGACATGCTGCTGCAGGCCGATGAGATGCAGAAGACCATCAACACGATGGATCAGATGATCGTGCTGATGAACGAGATGAGCTCGATCACCCACAACATGGTCGGCCAGATGGATGTGATGGTCGAGGACGTCAAGGAACTCCGCGACCACATCTCCGATTTCGACGACTTCCTGCGCCCCTTACGCAACTACCTGTACTGGGAGCCGCACTGCTACAACATCCCGGTCTGTCAGTCGATGCGCTCGGTGTTCGACGGCCTCGACGGTGTCGACGCCATGACCGAGACCATGGAGCAGCTGATGCCCGACATGCATCGCCTCGACGAACTGATGCCCCAGATGGCCGCGATGATGCAGCCGCAGATCGCGACCATGCGGAACATGAAGACGATGATGCTGACCATGCATCAGACCCAGAAGGGTCTGCAGGATCAGATGGCCGAGATGCAGGACAACCAGACCGCCATGGGCACGGCGTTCAACGACTCCAAGAACGACGACACCTTCTACCTTCCGCCGGAAACCTTCAACAACGCCGATTTCAAGCGCGGCATGAAGAGCTTCATCTCGCCGGACGGAAAAGCGGTGCGTTTCATCATCTCTCACGAGGGTGACCCGCTGACGCCGGAAGGCATCGGCATCATCGACGGCATCAAGCTGGCCGCCAAAGAGGCCATGAAGGGCACGCCCTGGCAGGGTTCCAAGATCTACATGGGAGGCACCGCCTCGGCCTTCAAGGACATGCAGGAAGGCAACAATTACGACCTGATCATCGCCGGGATCTCGGCACTGTGCCTGATTTTCATCATCATGCTGATCATCACGCGAAGCCTGGTGGCCGCGGCGGTGATCGTCGGCACCGTGCTGGTCTCGCTGGGAACGTCGTTCGGTCTGTCGGTCCTGGTGTGGCAGCACCTGCTCGGGATCGAACTGCACTTCATGGTGATGGCCATGGCGGTGATCGTGCTGTTGGCCGTCGGTGCGGATTACAACCTGCTGTTGGTGGCGCGACTCAAAGAGGAACTGCCCGCCGGTATCAACACCGGCATCATCCGGGCCATGGGCGGCAGCGGGTCGGTGGTGACCGCGGCCGGGCTGGTGTTCGCCTTCACCATGATGTCGATGGTGGTCAGCGAGATGATCGTGGTGGCCCAGGTCGGTTCGACGATCGGGCTGGGCCTGCTGTTCGACACCCTGGTGATCCGATCCTTCATGACGCCGTCGATCGCGGCGTTGATGGGCCCGTGGTTCTGGTGGCCACAGCGGGTGCGTCAGCGCCCGGCACGCGGTGTGGTGGCGCGGGCGATGGAGCGGTCGCGCACCTGA
- a CDS encoding glutamate synthase-related protein has protein sequence MNGLYNPDHEKSSCGVGFLTRKDGVQTHEVIRKLHEALCAVPHRGGMSSEGVGDGAGVNLDLSLRFFGELTGRDDLQLGQFGVGNFFLPTDPEQHAAAESVIEQALLAQGFTILLKRDVPVDNSAIRPAAVKYQLPIRQWVFLTCADAIADRDIHDALMAIEAIAYTELPGLYPLSLSARTQVLKGRLNSNEVVPYFRDLSDPRMEVHSMFFHTRFSTNTAPNATMAQPFRFMAHNGELNTDKKNRLSDNAIARARNRAIVRPVGQSDSCRLDQTLQNRVLEDGLDLVTAVVAMMPPAWENDTTLSPPVRAMLEYFSLYEEKNDGPAALIFGDGTIVGARLDRLGLRPLRTVETTEYLGVMSEAGQVYFPPEQVVRRGRIEAGGMLYYDHAERRSYTTTEALEKLAAQADYPAMLDAARINLGDVPAVAPENQLSPARYHGDLDRHQRYVAYSLNQESFKFLMDPMLATGQEKISAMGYGAAINALSNHEGGIARYFSQRFAQVTNPPLDSIREADGMTLRVALGAKPNSGATPAPQIVVPSPILTHRDMLKIRDQQHSPVRRFGMRYRIELGDATANATALVRAIDALCDDVEAFARESGGIAVISDRHVERELAAMPLTIVISAINQRLIEEGLRLRVSVIAESGQLSSSHHIATVLGFGASAVYPLAVQMRAEEKFGDGADEAFKRFAKAAEKSLMKTMGRVGLCTAESYIGGEFFEPSYLDTGDPVLHRYFPNVVSPVAGVGFGTLADTVADWHARALAVTGEKDIPLLGLFKERAEGAGHSYGTTAVRGFVDMTEESISFGDEARPENPGMADPVFLRGLPLHQLEGAFGLDDEAYRNNSFDELTPRAINSFDITPGYRSFVFAMNTERTRRPAALRDVLAFPADVSFLHTAAEFRTELGQFPRHGNNSFKVRGLSCTQVGDEFTLRLHHGPGRLGALADSLRERFSADILDSEVIGDRLWLRAAGEALHYLENVHTAPSSIPLASVQPASEIASTLASGAMSHGALVAPAHEAVAHGTNMVGGLSNCGEGGEHLTRYGTIRGSRIKQFASGRFGVWAGYLADPMLRELEIKIGQGAKPGEGGQLPAPKVTVQIAAARGGTPGVELVSPPPHHDTYSIEDLAQLIHDCKAARVRVIVKLVSSEGIGTIAVGVAKAGADVINVAGNTGGTGAAAVTSLKYAGRSAEIGVAEVHQALCANGIRQKVVLRCSGAHQTAGDVVKSALLGADSFEFGTTALMMLKCVMAKNCNIKCPAGLTTNAEVFEGDPRALAQYLLNISHEVREILATLGLSSLRAARGRSDLLHLLDHPSSIGRLDLRAMLAVADEFVVDEPIYMEKDYTIDDGFLAQLDLDGVAMTPVSLTNQNKSVGGQLAIDIERMLNHENASGTAVTADDRGRRYLLPDSVMIATTGSAGQSYGVFCNDGMSLVHSGTCNDGVGKSACGGTIVVRSPGGGSAAPGGNVLIGNFALFGASGGRLFVEGEAGDRFAVRNSGATAVVEGAGEFLCEYMTNGAVLNIGGFGKGVANGMSGGFLYQYDPTGALGSKVSTDSAVVAPITGAPFHEVAARTMLEWHVTATGSAKGSALLDDWDTTRHHLVYVMPRALLQYQDSDAILAAKTRKELLDELATSLAAFQVHKFKRSYRDRHVVLGGSVPGYGDTDTEEMFVLLNTYTVLNMAQQLVLSRMPDVDDVADPRVGKAVRNLVLTEDFFLIQKLQKHAREAIEVFSDEDLAVFIAHKRITDYKNALTQRNVLSTDSLGTYGWILFQDAKNTEKIGRLPSFEELFAHQVIPVISGPLAAGAARAEQVKSV, from the coding sequence CTGAACGGCCTGTACAACCCGGACCACGAAAAGAGCAGCTGCGGCGTCGGCTTCCTGACCCGAAAGGACGGCGTCCAGACCCACGAGGTCATTCGCAAGCTCCATGAGGCCCTGTGCGCGGTGCCGCACCGCGGCGGAATGTCCTCGGAGGGCGTCGGCGACGGCGCGGGAGTCAACTTGGACCTGTCCCTGCGCTTCTTCGGCGAACTGACCGGCCGAGATGATCTGCAACTCGGACAGTTCGGGGTCGGCAACTTCTTTCTGCCGACAGACCCTGAACAGCACGCTGCCGCCGAGTCGGTGATCGAACAGGCCCTTTTGGCGCAGGGCTTCACAATTCTGCTCAAACGCGATGTACCCGTCGACAATTCAGCGATCCGGCCGGCGGCGGTCAAGTATCAGCTGCCCATTCGGCAATGGGTGTTCCTGACCTGTGCCGACGCAATCGCCGATCGCGACATCCACGACGCGTTGATGGCCATCGAAGCCATCGCCTACACCGAACTGCCGGGACTGTATCCACTCTCGCTGAGCGCACGCACCCAGGTCCTCAAGGGCCGGCTCAACTCGAACGAGGTGGTGCCGTACTTCCGCGATCTGTCGGACCCGCGCATGGAAGTGCACTCGATGTTCTTCCATACCCGGTTCTCGACCAACACCGCGCCGAACGCGACCATGGCCCAACCATTTCGGTTCATGGCGCACAACGGTGAACTCAACACCGACAAGAAGAACCGGCTCTCCGACAATGCGATCGCCCGCGCCCGCAACCGGGCGATCGTGCGGCCGGTCGGCCAGTCCGACAGTTGCCGCCTCGACCAGACCCTGCAGAACCGCGTGCTGGAGGACGGTCTGGACCTGGTCACCGCCGTGGTCGCGATGATGCCGCCGGCGTGGGAGAACGACACCACGCTGTCGCCGCCGGTACGGGCCATGCTGGAGTACTTCAGCCTGTACGAAGAGAAGAACGACGGGCCCGCCGCACTGATCTTCGGCGACGGCACGATCGTCGGTGCGCGGCTGGACCGGCTGGGGCTGCGGCCGCTGCGCACCGTCGAGACCACCGAATACCTCGGAGTGATGTCTGAGGCCGGACAGGTCTACTTCCCGCCGGAGCAGGTGGTCCGGCGCGGCCGCATCGAGGCCGGGGGCATGCTCTACTACGACCACGCCGAACGCCGGTCCTACACCACCACCGAAGCACTGGAAAAGCTTGCAGCTCAGGCTGATTACCCGGCCATGCTCGACGCTGCCCGGATCAACCTCGGCGACGTTCCCGCCGTCGCACCCGAGAATCAACTCTCACCCGCGCGCTACCACGGTGACCTCGACCGGCATCAGCGATACGTCGCGTACTCGCTGAACCAGGAGAGCTTCAAGTTCCTGATGGACCCGATGCTGGCGACCGGCCAGGAGAAGATCTCGGCCATGGGATACGGCGCCGCGATCAACGCGCTGTCCAACCACGAGGGTGGGATCGCCCGCTACTTCTCCCAGCGGTTCGCGCAGGTGACCAACCCGCCTCTGGACAGCATCCGCGAAGCCGACGGCATGACGCTGCGGGTCGCCCTTGGCGCCAAGCCCAACAGCGGGGCCACCCCCGCCCCCCAGATCGTGGTCCCGTCACCGATTCTCACCCACCGTGACATGCTCAAGATCCGGGATCAGCAGCACAGCCCCGTGCGGCGGTTCGGCATGCGGTACCGGATCGAACTCGGCGATGCCACGGCCAACGCCACGGCATTGGTGCGCGCCATCGACGCACTGTGCGACGACGTGGAGGCGTTCGCGCGGGAGTCCGGTGGCATCGCGGTCATCTCTGATCGACACGTGGAACGCGAGCTGGCGGCGATGCCGCTCACCATCGTCATCTCGGCGATCAATCAGCGGCTGATCGAAGAGGGCCTGCGCCTGCGGGTTTCGGTGATCGCCGAGAGCGGTCAGTTGTCCTCATCGCACCACATCGCGACGGTGCTCGGCTTCGGGGCCTCGGCGGTGTACCCGCTGGCCGTGCAGATGCGTGCCGAAGAGAAGTTCGGCGACGGGGCCGACGAGGCGTTCAAGCGGTTCGCCAAGGCCGCGGAGAAATCGCTCATGAAGACCATGGGCCGGGTCGGGTTGTGTACGGCCGAAAGCTACATCGGTGGTGAGTTCTTCGAGCCCAGCTACCTCGACACCGGAGATCCGGTACTGCACCGCTACTTTCCGAACGTCGTCTCCCCCGTCGCCGGGGTGGGCTTCGGCACCCTGGCCGACACGGTCGCCGACTGGCACGCCCGGGCACTGGCGGTCACCGGCGAGAAGGACATTCCACTGCTCGGCCTGTTCAAGGAGCGGGCCGAGGGCGCCGGACATTCATACGGTACGACGGCAGTGCGCGGATTCGTCGACATGACCGAGGAGTCCATCTCATTCGGCGACGAGGCCCGGCCTGAGAACCCCGGCATGGCGGATCCGGTGTTCCTGCGGGGGTTGCCGCTGCACCAACTCGAAGGCGCGTTCGGTCTCGACGACGAGGCCTACCGCAACAACAGCTTCGACGAGCTGACCCCGCGCGCCATCAACAGCTTCGACATCACCCCCGGGTACCGAAGTTTCGTGTTCGCGATGAACACCGAGCGCACCCGGCGCCCGGCGGCGCTGCGTGATGTTCTGGCTTTTCCGGCCGACGTCAGCTTCCTGCACACCGCCGCCGAATTCCGGACCGAACTGGGTCAGTTCCCCAGGCACGGCAACAACAGCTTCAAGGTGCGCGGCCTGAGCTGCACGCAGGTGGGTGACGAGTTCACGCTGCGGCTGCATCACGGCCCCGGACGCCTCGGTGCGCTGGCCGATTCGCTACGGGAGCGGTTCAGCGCCGACATCCTCGACTCCGAGGTCATCGGCGATCGACTATGGCTGCGAGCCGCCGGTGAAGCCCTGCACTACCTGGAAAACGTGCACACCGCACCCAGCTCGATCCCGCTGGCCTCGGTACAGCCGGCCAGCGAGATCGCGTCCACCCTGGCCTCGGGAGCAATGAGTCACGGCGCCCTGGTCGCACCGGCGCACGAGGCGGTGGCACACGGCACCAACATGGTCGGCGGCCTGTCCAACTGCGGCGAGGGAGGTGAGCATCTCACCCGCTACGGCACGATCCGCGGCTCGCGCATCAAGCAGTTCGCCTCCGGGCGGTTCGGAGTGTGGGCAGGCTATCTCGCCGACCCGATGCTGCGGGAGCTGGAGATCAAGATCGGGCAAGGCGCCAAACCCGGTGAAGGCGGCCAACTCCCGGCACCCAAGGTCACCGTGCAGATCGCCGCCGCACGTGGAGGCACCCCCGGGGTCGAATTGGTGTCCCCGCCTCCCCACCACGACACGTACTCGATCGAGGACCTCGCCCAGCTGATCCACGACTGCAAGGCCGCTCGCGTGCGGGTCATCGTGAAGCTGGTCTCCTCCGAGGGCATCGGCACCATCGCGGTCGGGGTCGCCAAGGCCGGCGCCGACGTGATCAACGTCGCGGGCAACACCGGTGGCACCGGCGCGGCAGCCGTCACCAGCCTCAAGTACGCCGGGCGGTCCGCCGAGATCGGTGTTGCCGAGGTACATCAAGCCCTGTGCGCCAACGGTATCCGGCAGAAGGTGGTGCTGCGCTGCTCGGGTGCGCATCAAACCGCCGGCGATGTGGTGAAGTCAGCACTGCTCGGCGCCGACAGTTTCGAGTTCGGCACCACCGCGCTGATGATGCTCAAGTGCGTGATGGCCAAGAACTGCAACATCAAGTGCCCGGCCGGACTGACCACGAATGCCGAGGTGTTCGAGGGTGATCCGCGGGCATTGGCCCAGTACCTGTTGAACATCTCGCACGAGGTCCGCGAGATCCTGGCCACCCTGGGCCTGTCCTCGCTGCGCGCCGCGCGCGGGCGCAGCGATCTGCTGCATCTGCTGGATCATCCGTCGAGCATCGGCCGGCTGGACCTGCGCGCCATGCTCGCCGTCGCCGACGAGTTCGTCGTCGACGAACCGATCTACATGGAGAAGGACTACACCATCGACGACGGGTTCCTGGCCCAGCTCGATCTCGACGGCGTGGCCATGACGCCGGTGTCGCTGACCAATCAGAACAAGAGCGTGGGCGGCCAGTTGGCGATCGACATCGAGCGGATGCTCAACCACGAGAATGCTTCCGGCACCGCTGTCACGGCCGATGACCGGGGGCGACGTTATCTGCTGCCCGACAGCGTGATGATCGCCACGACCGGATCCGCGGGCCAGAGCTACGGCGTGTTCTGCAATGACGGTATGTCCCTGGTGCACTCGGGAACCTGCAACGACGGGGTCGGCAAGAGCGCCTGCGGCGGCACGATCGTGGTTCGCTCCCCCGGCGGCGGATCGGCCGCGCCAGGGGGCAATGTGCTGATCGGCAACTTCGCCTTGTTCGGCGCTTCGGGCGGCCGCCTGTTCGTCGAGGGTGAGGCCGGTGACCGTTTCGCGGTCCGCAACTCCGGCGCCACCGCCGTCGTCGAAGGCGCCGGAGAATTCCTGTGCGAGTACATGACCAACGGCGCGGTGCTCAACATCGGCGGATTCGGCAAGGGTGTCGCCAACGGGATGAGCGGCGGCTTCCTGTACCAGTACGACCCGACCGGTGCCCTCGGATCGAAGGTCAGCACCGACTCGGCCGTCGTCGCCCCGATCACCGGCGCCCCGTTCCACGAGGTGGCCGCGCGCACGATGCTGGAATGGCACGTCACCGCCACCGGCTCCGCCAAAGGTTCGGCACTGCTGGATGATTGGGACACCACGCGCCACCATCTGGTGTACGTGATGCCGCGGGCCCTGCTGCAGTATCAGGATTCCGATGCGATCCTGGCCGCCAAGACCCGCAAGGAACTGCTCGACGAACTCGCCACCTCGCTGGCGGCGTTTCAGGTGCACAAGTTCAAGCGGTCCTACCGTGATCGACACGTGGTACTCGGTGGATCGGTTCCCGGCTACGGTGATACCGATACCGAGGAGATGTTCGTCCTGCTCAACACCTACACGGTGCTGAACATGGCGCAGCAGCTGGTTCTTTCGCGGATGCCAGACGTGGACGATGTGGCCGACCCCCGCGTCGGCAAGGCGGTACGCAATCTCGTCTTGACCGAGGACTTCTTCCTGATCCAGAAGCTGCAGAAGCACGCCCGTGAGGCAATCGAGGTGTTCAGCGACGAAGATCTCGCGGTGTTCATCGCCCACAAGCGGATCACCGACTACAAGAACGCGCTGACGCAACGCAATGTGCTGTCGACCGACAGCCTGGGGACCTACGGCTGGATCCTGTTCCAGGACGCCAAGAACACCGAGAAGATCGGTCGGCTGCCGTCGTTCGAAGAGCTGTTCGCCCATCAGGTGATTCCGGTGATCTCCGGACCCCTCGCCGCCGGTGCGGCCCGAGCCGAACAGGTGAAGAGCGTATGA